GCCTGTTGCTCGACACTCGCGAAGGCGTGCTCAAAGGCGGCGATACCGGCCCTGCCATCAAGCCCGGTGATCCCGATCAAAGTTTGCTCATCAAAGCCGTCCGCTATAGCGATCCCGATCTGGCGATGCCACCGAAAAATAAAAAACTCTCGCCGGAAAAAATCGCCGCGCTCGAAGCCTGGGTGAAAATGGGCGCACCCGATCCGCGCGCTGGCAGATCGCAAGCCGCTCTAATTTACGAAAAAGCCCGCACGCATTGGGCCTTTCAACCGGTCCATGAACCCGCGATTCCTGAAACAAAAAATGCGCGCCTGGTAAAGACGCCCGTGGATAATTTTGTCCTCGCGCGGCTTGAAGCTGCGAATCTTCATCCCTCGCCCGAGGCCGACAAACGCACTTTGATTCGCCGCGCGACTTTTGACCTGATCGGTTTGCCGCCGACGCCCGATGAAGTCACCGCGTTCGAGGCCGACCGGTCGCCCGAGGCTTTTGCCAAGGTCGTGGACCGCCTGCTCGCTTCACCGCGATACGGTGAGCGCTGGGGCCGCCACTGGCTCGACGTCGCGCGTTATGCCGACACGAAGGGCTACGTTTTCGAGGAAGACCGGCACTATCCCTATTCCTATACCTATCGCGATTACGTCATCCGCGCCTTCAACGAAGACCTGCCTTACAACCAATTTCTCAAGGAACAAATCGCCGCCGACTTGATGACGAACACCGACAAACGTCCCCTCGCCGCGCTCGGCTATCTCACGCTGGGCCGGCGCTTCATCAATAACATCCATGACATCATTGACGACCGCATTGACGTTGTTTGCCGCGGCATGATGGGTTTGACGGTCGAATGTGCGCGTTGCCACGACCACAAATACGATCCCATCCCGACGCGCGATTACTATTCGCTCTACGGCATTTTCGACAGCTCGGAAGAACCCGCGCAAGAACAAGAGCCGCTGCTCGGCATGGATGCGCCCGCCAAAGCCCACGCGGAATATTTGGCGGAGCGCAAGAAGCGCGAAGACGAGCGCGATAATTACCGGCACAAGCAGGAAGTCGCGATGTCCGAACAACTGCGCCATGAGGCGGGCGATTATCTTTTCGTCGCGTATCAGGCACAATCGCTTAAGGACAACGGGCAAATAGATGACCTCGCTCGCAAAGCCAAGCTTGATCCCGAAGTGCTCCATCGCTGGCGGGATGGCCTCGCTCGCTGGCGTAAAAATTCGCAGCCAATCTTCGCGCCGTGGTTTGCTTTCGCCGCCTTGAACGAAACCAATTTTTCCGCACAGGCTGGCAAAGTCACCGCCAAAATTTCCACGAACACCGATGGCTCGGTGAATCCCTTCGTTGCCAAAATATTCACGAACGCTCCCGCCTCAATGAAAAATGTAGCCGAACAATATGGCAAATTGTTCGTCGAGATTGATGAGGAATGGACTCGCGTCTCTCACGAGACGAATGCGCCCGCTCACCTCACTGATCCGGCGCGCGAATCGCTCCGCCAAATATTATATGCCGCCGATGCGCCCGCGAATTTGCCTACGGGCGAGTTTGATCGCCTCTACGATACACCCACCGGCCAAAAACTCCGCGCCTTGCAACGCAGCGTCGCGGAACTTGATGCCACCCACCCCGGCGCGCCGCCGCGTGCGATGGCTTTGCTGGACCGGCCCAATCCGCATGACGTCCATATCTTTATTCGTGGCAACAGCGATAATCAAGGCGCCGATGCGCCTCGCGAATTTTTGGAAATTCTCTCCGGCCCAAATCGCAAACCGTTTCGCCAGGGCAGCGGCCGCCTCGAATTGGCGGAAGCCATCGCCAGCCCGGACAATCCGCTCACCGCGCGCGTATTCGTCAACCGCGTTTGGCTCCATCATTTTGGAAGTGCGCTGGTGTCCACTCCGAGCGACTTCGGTCTGCGCTCCGACCCGCCAACGAATCCAGAACTGCTTGATTATCTCGCGGCGCGTTTCGTCGCGGACGGCTGGTCCATCAAAAAACTGCACCGTCTCATCATGCTCTCGTCCACCTATCAGCAATCGAGCGACAATAATCCGGTAAGCGAAAAAATTGATCCCGGCAACCAGCTCTACTGGCGCATGAATCGCCAGCGGCTGGAATTTGAGGCCATGCGCGATACTTTTCTCGACGTCTCCGGCAAGCTCGACCTGACGATGGGCGGCCATGCCGTGGACATCACCGATGCCGATTCCACGCGCCGCACAGTCTACGGTTTCGTGGATCGCCAGAATCTTCCCGACCTTTTTCGCGCGTTTGATTTTGCCAGCCCGGATGCCAGCAGCCCGCGCCGTTTTTACACGACGGTTCCGCAACAGGCCTTGTTCCTGATGAACAGCCCGTTCATCATCGAGCAGGCGAAAAGCCTCGCCGCGCGTCCCGATCTTAAATCCATCACCAGCGAGCAACAACGCGTGCGCCGCCTCTACGAACTCGCCTTTCAACGCGAGCCGAACCGCGAAGAAGTTCAACTCGCAAAAGATTTTATTGATGAGCAGGCGAAGGATTCTTCCACACCCGCGTCAGCCAGGCTCGATGCCTGGCAAAAATATGCGCAGATCATCCTGCTCGCGAACGAATTGGTCTTCGTGGATTAAATCCGCCTTCGCCTCACGCTTGCGCTTGCATGCGCGGCGGGTTTGAATTATCTCTTGGCCAACTTGAAAAAAACCGGCCGCCCAGAAATTCCGCGCAAGACGATTTACCGTCTCTCCATTTATCTGCGCTGCCTCGCGCGGCTCAAGGACAACGGCATCCGCACCGTGTCGAGTGAGGCGCTCGCCAAGGTGGCCGGCGTGAAATCCACCCAGCTTCGCAAGGACCTCACTTACTTCGGCCAGTTCGGCACGCGCGGGCTTGGCTACGATGTCGAGCAGTTGTCGCGGATGATTTCCGACGAGCTTGGAACCAAAGGATTGCAACCTGTGGTGCTCGTGGGCGTCGGCAATCTCGGCCTCGCGCTTCTTTCCTATCGCGGTTTTGAAAAGGAAGGTTTTGAAATCGTGTCGGCCTTCGACATTGATCCCAAGCGCAAGCGTGACAAAAAAATCACCCAGGAAATTCTCGGCATGGATAAGATCGCCGACTTCATCCGCGAACATAATGTGCGCATGGCGATTCTCACCGTCGCCGCCGCCGCCGCGCAGGAAGTCGCAAACTCGCTCGTGCAATGCGGCATCACGGGGATCTTGAATTTCGCGCCGATTGTCCTGCACGTGCCCGAGGAAGTGATGGTCAACAATGTGAATCTCGCCATCGAGTTGGAAAACCTGAGTTATTTCATTCAGGATTGACGAGGCTTGCATGACGACTCTTATGCAGAGACGCATGACAGCAAAAATAAAGTGGGCACAAATTCTTCTGCTGGTAATTTCATGCACGGCTTTGCCTGCGCTCGCTGGAGAAATTAATTCACCGGAAAATGTCGCCACAAATTTGGCCGCGCAAGCGCTGACGAATTCTGCCGCGATGGAGATTATCACATCGTTAACCACCGAGATTGGCCCGCGATTGGACGGTTCGGAAGCCGAAAAGCGCGCCGCGGCATGGGCGCAGCAGCACATGGAACAACTCGGCTTCGACAAGGTTTGGATCGAGACGTTTCCATTGGAACACGGCTGGGTGCGCGGAATTGAAAAAGCGGAAATCACCAGTCCCTCGCCGCAGCCGTTGATTCTCACCGCGCTCGGCGGCGGCGTGGCGACGCCATCTGAAGGATTGGAAGCGGAAATCGCGTTGTTCAAAACGTACGCTGAACTTCTCGCCGCGCCCGCCGGATCGCTCACCGGAAAAATTGCCGTGGTGACCCAGCGCATGGTTCGCACGAAGGACGGCGCGGGTTATTCCGCTGCCGGTAAAATTCGCACCGCTGGCCCGGTAGAAGCCGCGCGACGCGGCGCGGTTGGATATTTATTGCGCTCGCTCGGCACGGATGGCGTGCGGCGTCCGCACACCGGCGGAACGCATTATGTGGAGGGCGTGCCAAAAATTCCGGCGGCGGCCCTGTCCGCGACGGATGCCGAACAACTGGAACGCCTCACTGCCTTAGGCAAACCGGTGCGCGTGAAAATGACTTTGACGCCGCGCGACCTCGGCCCGGTCACCAGCCAGAATGTGATCGGCGAAATCAAGGGACGCGAGAAACCGGACGAAATAATTCTGCTCGGTGCGCATCTCGATTCCTGGGATTTGGGGACGGGCGCGATTGATGACGGCGCGGGGGTGGCGATTGTGCTGGCCACGGCAAAGTTGATTCACGATTTGCCGGAGCGCCCGCGTCGCACCATTCGCGTGGTGCTTTACGGCTCGGAAGAAACGGGACTTTTAGGCGGAAAAGCTTACGCAAAAATGCACGCCAGTGAGTTGACAAATGTGGTCATCGCGGCGGAACCGGATTTGGGTCAGGGACCGATTTACCAATTTCAAACCGGCGTGACCAATGCGGACGAACCCAGCCTCAAACGCATCGCAGCCGCACTGACGCCGTTGGGAGTTTTACCCGGTGATAATTTATCGCACGGCGAGTCGGACATTGAACCGCTTTTTGAAGCGCACGTTCCCGTGGTCACCCTCGCGCTGGATGCCTCGGATTATTTTGATTATCACCACACGCCGGACGATACGCTCGACAAAATCAAGCCCGAGCGCATCAATCAAAGCACCGCCGCGTACGCGGTGTTCACGTATTTCGCGGCGGAACTGGACGGCGATTATCGCGCGCCGGCAAAGAAGTAAATTACTTCGCGGGCGCGGGCGTTTCACCAGCGGGCTTTGGAGCGGCAACTTTCACCTCAAGATGCAAATCGCGAAGTTGTTTCGGCTCCACGTGCGCGGGCGAATCGGTCATGAGATCAGTGCCCTTCGCCGTTTTTGGAAACGCGATGACGTCGCGGATGCTCGGTGTGCCGCAAAGGATCGCGATCATGCGGTCGAAGCCAAGCGCGATGCCTCCATGTGGCGGCGCGCCGTAACGAAACGCTTCAAGCATGTAACCAAAACGCGCCTTCACCATGTCGGCGGGAATTTGCAGCACGTCTTCAAAAATGGTTTTCTGCACGTCGGGTTGATGAATACGAATCGAGCCGCCGCCCAATTCGGTGCCGTTGACCACAATATCATAATGCTGCCCGCGGACTTTTTTTGGATCCGTCTTGAGCAGCGGAATATCATCGGTGACCGCGGCGGTGAACGGATGATGGCTCGAATACCAGCGGTTCTGTTCCTTGTCGAAACTGAGCAGCGGAAAATCCACCACCCACAGAAAATCGAAACGGTCGGCGGGAATGTTGAGCTTGCCCTGCCCTTTCAAAACCTCGGCGCAATACAAACGAATCTTGCCGAGAATTTCGCAGGCGTTGAGCCATTGATCGGCGGCGAACAAAATCAAATCGCCTTCCTCGATGCCCAGCTTCTGCGTCAGCGCGGCTTTTTCTGCGTCGTTGAAAAACTTTACGATCGGCGATTTCCATTCGCCTTTCTCGACCTTGATGAACGCCAGGCCTTTCGCGCCGAAACTCTTCGCGTATTCAGTCATTGTCTCGATTTGTCCTTGCGTCGCGCCCGCGAGACCTTTCGCATTCAGCGCCTTCACCACGCCGCCATTGGCAATCGCGCCGCTGAAAACCTTGAATGAACTCGCGCGAAATTCCTCGGTGAAATCCACCAGTTCCATGCCGAAACGCGTGTCCGGCTTATCAATGCCAAAACGATTCAACGCTTCCGCGAACGTGAGGCGCTTGAACGGCGTCGGGATGTCCATGTTCAACGCGGTTTTCCAGACGCGCTTGAGCAAGCCCTCGATGAGCGCATAAATATCTTCGCGCTCGATGAACGACATCTCGATATCAATTTGCGTGAACTCAAGCTGGCGGTCGGCGCGCTGGTCTTCGTCGCGATAGCAGCGCGCGAGTTGGAAATAACGCTCGACGCCCGCGACCATCAAAATCTGCTTGAACTGCTGCGGCGATTGCGGCAGCGCGTAAAATTTTCCCGGCTCACGGCGGCTGGGCACGAGAAATTCGCGCGCGCCTTCGGGCGTGGATTTGAAAAGCGTCGGCGTTTCGACTTCCAAAAAACCCTGCTCATCCATGAACACGCGCGCGGCGGTGGCGACCTTGCTGCGCAGGCGAAGATTGCACGCCATTTCGGGGCGGCGCAAATCGAGGTAACGATATTGCAGGCGCAATTCCTCATTCACCTTCGCGGCGACTTCAGGATCGTCCACCGGGAACGGCAGCACCTCGGCCATGTTCAAGACTTCGAGAGCGGTGACGCCAATTTCAACTTCGCCGGTCGGGATTTTTGAATTGTTCGTGCCGGACGGACGATGGCGGACTTTGCCCGTGACGCTCACAACACATTCGCTTCGCAACGCGGCCGCGCGGTCAAAAAGTTCCTTGGGCAAATCGGACGGATCAAAAACAGTTTGCGTGCGGCCCTCGCGGTCGCGGATGTCAATGAAGATGAGTCCGCCGAGGTCGCGGCGGGAATGTACCCAGCCGGAAAGCGTTACGGTTTGCCCGATGTGCGCGGGGCGAAGTTCGTTGCAATGATGCGTTCTTTTCATGAATAACGAACGAGCAGTTTGGCCGAGAACCGGGGATTATTCAAAGAGAAATTTTGGGACGGAATTGAACCGCGGAGGCGCCGAGGCGCGGAGAAAGAAATTAAGCGGATCGCTTTATGGAAGCAACCCGACGCAATAAAGCTCGTGCGCGTCGCGCAGGTAGAGTTTGCCGTCGGCGTAAGCGGGGTTACACCAATTTTTGCTGCACACTTGCGCGATGGAGATTTCCTTGAAGGCCGTTGGATCGGCGGCAAATAAAACCAACTCGCCACCATCGGTCAGTGCGAGAATATTTTTGCCCATCACGATAAACGCCGCATGCGCTTGCCCCGCGGAAGTATTGATATAACCGGCATGCGACCAGGCTTGCTTGCCGGTTTTGCCGTCCACGCAAATGAAATTTTTTTCCGGCCCGAGACCGTAGAGATAATTCCCCACCGCCACCGGACTGGAAAAATTCATCGCGGAATCCTTGCTCTGCCACGACCGCGTCACGCCCCAGTCCGCGCCGGTGTGGCTGAGTTGAAAGCCCATCATCCCCAACTCTTGCGAGGCCACAAAAATATTTTCGCCGATGATCACCGGCGTCGTGACGTGGCGCGAAAAACTGGTCTTGAGCGGCGGCGTGCGCCAAAGCAATTTGCCATCGCTCAAGGCGAGACCCAAAAGCGCGTCCGCGTTGAAATCCACCAGCTGGCGCGTCCCGTCAATCGTCACCACGACCGGCGCGGCGTA
This portion of the Verrucomicrobiia bacterium genome encodes:
- a CDS encoding M20/M25/M40 family metallo-hydrolase — protein: MPALAGEINSPENVATNLAAQALTNSAAMEIITSLTTEIGPRLDGSEAEKRAAAWAQQHMEQLGFDKVWIETFPLEHGWVRGIEKAEITSPSPQPLILTALGGGVATPSEGLEAEIALFKTYAELLAAPAGSLTGKIAVVTQRMVRTKDGAGYSAAGKIRTAGPVEAARRGAVGYLLRSLGTDGVRRPHTGGTHYVEGVPKIPAAALSATDAEQLERLTALGKPVRVKMTLTPRDLGPVTSQNVIGEIKGREKPDEIILLGAHLDSWDLGTGAIDDGAGVAIVLATAKLIHDLPERPRRTIRVVLYGSEETGLLGGKAYAKMHASELTNVVIAAEPDLGQGPIYQFQTGVTNADEPSLKRIAAALTPLGVLPGDNLSHGESDIEPLFEAHVPVVTLALDASDYFDYHHTPDDTLDKIKPERINQSTAAYAVFTYFAAELDGDYRAPAKK
- a CDS encoding redox-sensing transcriptional repressor Rex, coding for MKKTGRPEIPRKTIYRLSIYLRCLARLKDNGIRTVSSEALAKVAGVKSTQLRKDLTYFGQFGTRGLGYDVEQLSRMISDELGTKGLQPVVLVGVGNLGLALLSYRGFEKEGFEIVSAFDIDPKRKRDKKITQEILGMDKIADFIREHNVRMAILTVAAAAAQEVANSLVQCGITGILNFAPIVLHVPEEVMVNNVNLAIELENLSYFIQD
- the aspS gene encoding aspartate--tRNA ligase, translating into MKRTHHCNELRPAHIGQTVTLSGWVHSRRDLGGLIFIDIRDREGRTQTVFDPSDLPKELFDRAAALRSECVVSVTGKVRHRPSGTNNSKIPTGEVEIGVTALEVLNMAEVLPFPVDDPEVAAKVNEELRLQYRYLDLRRPEMACNLRLRSKVATAARVFMDEQGFLEVETPTLFKSTPEGAREFLVPSRREPGKFYALPQSPQQFKQILMVAGVERYFQLARCYRDEDQRADRQLEFTQIDIEMSFIEREDIYALIEGLLKRVWKTALNMDIPTPFKRLTFAEALNRFGIDKPDTRFGMELVDFTEEFRASSFKVFSGAIANGGVVKALNAKGLAGATQGQIETMTEYAKSFGAKGLAFIKVEKGEWKSPIVKFFNDAEKAALTQKLGIEEGDLILFAADQWLNACEILGKIRLYCAEVLKGQGKLNIPADRFDFLWVVDFPLLSFDKEQNRWYSSHHPFTAAVTDDIPLLKTDPKKVRGQHYDIVVNGTELGGGSIRIHQPDVQKTIFEDVLQIPADMVKARFGYMLEAFRYGAPPHGGIALGFDRMIAILCGTPSIRDVIAFPKTAKGTDLMTDSPAHVEPKQLRDLHLEVKVAAPKPAGETPAPAK
- a CDS encoding PSD1 and planctomycete cytochrome C domain-containing protein, with the translated sequence MSSEHQQVHISLLKHQRPSRSFRLCPIIIVAIACVFALSARAADDPAGIEFFENKIRPILVDDCYKCHSQQSAKVKGGLLLDTREGVLKGGDTGPAIKPGDPDQSLLIKAVRYSDPDLAMPPKNKKLSPEKIAALEAWVKMGAPDPRAGRSQAALIYEKARTHWAFQPVHEPAIPETKNARLVKTPVDNFVLARLEAANLHPSPEADKRTLIRRATFDLIGLPPTPDEVTAFEADRSPEAFAKVVDRLLASPRYGERWGRHWLDVARYADTKGYVFEEDRHYPYSYTYRDYVIRAFNEDLPYNQFLKEQIAADLMTNTDKRPLAALGYLTLGRRFINNIHDIIDDRIDVVCRGMMGLTVECARCHDHKYDPIPTRDYYSLYGIFDSSEEPAQEQEPLLGMDAPAKAHAEYLAERKKREDERDNYRHKQEVAMSEQLRHEAGDYLFVAYQAQSLKDNGQIDDLARKAKLDPEVLHRWRDGLARWRKNSQPIFAPWFAFAALNETNFSAQAGKVTAKISTNTDGSVNPFVAKIFTNAPASMKNVAEQYGKLFVEIDEEWTRVSHETNAPAHLTDPARESLRQILYAADAPANLPTGEFDRLYDTPTGQKLRALQRSVAELDATHPGAPPRAMALLDRPNPHDVHIFIRGNSDNQGADAPREFLEILSGPNRKPFRQGSGRLELAEAIASPDNPLTARVFVNRVWLHHFGSALVSTPSDFGLRSDPPTNPELLDYLAARFVADGWSIKKLHRLIMLSSTYQQSSDNNPVSEKIDPGNQLYWRMNRQRLEFEAMRDTFLDVSGKLDLTMGGHAVDITDADSTRRTVYGFVDRQNLPDLFRAFDFASPDASSPRRFYTTVPQQALFLMNSPFIIEQAKSLAARPDLKSITSEQQRVRRLYELAFQREPNREEVQLAKDFIDEQAKDSSTPASARLDAWQKYAQIILLANELVFVD